Proteins encoded within one genomic window of Argiope bruennichi chromosome 7, qqArgBrue1.1, whole genome shotgun sequence:
- the LOC129975449 gene encoding adhesive plaque matrix protein 2-like — protein MLLFQLKDPCTENPCENGGKCRLEGNSFKCNCTKPYFGDKCEKDPCTINPCVNGGKCKLLGNSFKCDCTKPYFGDKCEKDPCTENPCENGGKCRLQGNSFKCDCTKPYFGDKCENDPCTINPCVNGGKCRLLGNSFKCDCTKPYFGDKCEKDPCTINPCVNGGKCRLLGNSFKCDCTKPYFGDKCEKDPCTENPCENGGKCRLQGNSFKCDCTKPYFGDKCENG, from the exons atgctcCTCTTTCAACTCAAAGATCCATGCACTGAAAATCCTTGTGAGAACGGGGGGAAGTGTAGACTGGAGGGTAACTCTTTCAAGTGCAACTGCACCAAGCCATATTTTGGAGATAAATGCGAGAAAG ATCCATGCACAATTAATCCTTGTGTGAATGGCGGCAAATGTAAACTGCTGGGTAATTCTTTCAAGTGCGATTGCACTAAACCATATTTTGGAGACAAATGCGAGAAAG ATCCATGCACTGAAAATCCTTGTGAGAACGGAGGAAAGTGTAGATTACAGGGTAACTCTTTCAAGTGCGACTGTACTAAGCCATATTTTGGGGATAAATGCGAGAAtg ATCCATGCACAATTAATCCTTGTGTGAATGGCGGCAAATGTAGACTGCTGGGTAATTCTTTCAAGTGCGATTGCACTAAACCATATTTTGGAGACAAATGCGAGAAAG ATCCATGCACAATTAATCCTTGTGTGAATGGCGGCAAATGTAGACTGCTGGGTAATTCTTTCAAGTGCGATTGCACTAAACCATATTTTGGAGACAAATGCGAGAAAG ATCCATGCACTGAAAATCCTTGTGAGAACGGAGGAAAGTGTAGATTACAGGGTAACTCTTTCAAGTGCGACTGTACTAAGCCATATTTTGGGGATAAATGCGAGAAtggttaa
- the LOC129975450 gene encoding adhesive plaque matrix protein 2-like, protein MTDPCTINPCVNGGKCKLLGNSFKCDCTKPYFGDKCEKDPCTNNPCANGGKCRLQGNSFKCDCMKPYFGDKCEKDPCTINPCANGGKCRLLGNSFKCNCIKSYFGDKCEKDPCTENPCENGGKCRLEGNSFKCNCTKPYFGDKCEKDPCTINPCVNGGKCKLLGNSFKCDCTKPYFGDKCEKDPCTNNPCANGGKCRLEGNSFKCDCMKPYFGDKCEKDPCTNNPCGNGGKCRLEGNSFKCDCTKPYFGENCEKDSCTNNPCKNGGSCTLQGDSFKCICKDQFVGDRCGNVAGTSSSTTTVDSSNLTSTTQEMSLSTNMTDSFNLTTPVVLSTAKDICDDDVCVHGKCEIIGHYYRCRCYEGYTGLQCEDRIEIKSDKLTFWQIIQTSIMFFVLVLLSGVFCLLLRRKK, encoded by the exons ATGACAGATCCATGCACAATTAATCCTTGTGTGAATGGCGGCAAATGTAAACTGCTGGGTAATTCTTTCAAGTGCGATTGCACTAAACCATATTTTGGAGACAAATGCGAGAAAG ATCCATGCACAAATAATCCTTGTGCGAATGGCGGCAAGTGTAGACTGCAGGGTAATTCTTTCAAGTGCGACTGCATGAAGCCCTATTTTGGCGATAAATGCGAGAAAG ATCCATGCACAATTAATCCTTGTGCGAATGGCGGCAAATGTAGACTGCTGGGTAATTCTTTCAAGTGCAATtgcattaaatcatattttggaGACAAATGCGAGAAAG ATCCATGCACTGAAAATCCTTGTGAGAACGGGGGAAAGTGTAGACTGGAGGGTAACTCTTTCAAGTGCAACTGCACCAAGCCATATTTTGGAGATAAATGCGAGAAAG ATCCATGCACAATTAATCCTTGTGTGAATGGCGGCAAATGTAAACTGCTGGGTAATTCTTTCAAGTGCGATTGCACTAAACCATATTTTGGAGACAAATGCGAGAAAG ATCCATGCACAAATAATCCTTGTGCGAATGGCGGCAAGTGTAGACTGGAGGGTAATTCTTTCAAGTGCGACTGCATGAAGCCCTATTTTGGCGATAAATGCGAGAAAG ATCCATGCACAAATAATCCGTGTGGAAATGGTGGCAAGTGTAGACTGGAGGGTAATTCTTTCAAGTGCGACTGTACGAAGCCATATTTCGGTGAAAATTGCGAGAAAG ATTCATGCACAAACAATCCTTGCAAAAATGGTGGTAGCTGTACTCTACAAGGAgattcttttaaatgcatttgtaaagATCAGTTTGTTGGTGACAGATGTGGAAATG TTGCAGGAACTAGTTCTTCCACAACAACGGTTGATTCCTCTAATCTCACGAGTACTACacaag aaaTGAGCTTATCAACAAACATGACTGACTCATTCAATTTGACGACACCTGTTGTACTTTCTACTGCAAAAG ATATATGCGACGATGATGTATGTGTGCAtggaaaatgtgaaataattggACATTATTATAGATGCAG ATGCTATGAGGGATATACTGGACTACAATGTGAAGATAGAATTGAAATCAAATCAG ATAAACTGACATTCTGGCAGATTATCCAAACTTCAATCATGTTTTTTGTGTTAGTTCTGTTATCTGGAGTATTCTGTCTACTTTTGCGGAGGAAGAAGTGA